The proteins below come from a single Cannabis sativa cultivar Pink pepper isolate KNU-18-1 chromosome 3, ASM2916894v1, whole genome shotgun sequence genomic window:
- the LOC133035752 gene encoding F-box protein CPR1-like — MASLQKGVFYNYNDIPCDFLGDILSRLDVKSLKRCECVSKSWLSLLRTQYFNDLHLKRQLPCVVFLHKKVRRFDHHLSICEGQSFVEISLQKFPFFEMDQPPLLLFMGSDNGVLGLYDLRTKAVYLWNPTINESKELPPSPELGSNHSELGLGYDPLTSNFKVVKVSSLDKNGIVGTGNKFKEGNQIGIYSLRSNSWKTMAMPNIFSEFQSSSTSDITIYTSLGCSIVVNECIHWMICFGNTTVHHQTSLGIVSFDISMENFRLIKSPQSVKGPNVKKLANFSGCLSFFTLNEVQVVDIWVLKKYDDSDSWFKYFSVNFLSLLPNTFGQHSSYVPKEFLSNGNLVICSSEADYWYWYDTKNNRIKNMDERYCVSGITTYVESAYKLKG; from the coding sequence ATGGCTTCTCTCCAAAAAGGTGTGTTTTACAATTACAACGATATCCCTTGTGATTTTCTTGGGGACATTCTCTCAAGACTCGATGTCAAATCTCTTAAACGATGCGAGTGTGTCTCTAAATCTTGGCTCTCTCTGCTAAGGACCCAATATTTCAACGATCTCCACCTCAAGCGTCAACTACCTTGTGTAGTTTTTCTCCATAAAAAGGTTAGAAGGTTCGATCATCATTTATCCATTTGTGAAGGGCAAAGTTTTGTTGAGATTTCTTTACAGAAATTTCCCTTTTTTGAAATGGATCAACCACCGTTGTTATTATTTATGGGCAGTGATAATGGTGTATTAGGCCTTTATGACTTAAGAACTAAAGCTGTTTATTTATGGAACCCGACTATTAATGAGTCTAAAGAACTACCTCCTTCTCCTGAGTTGGGAAGTAATCATTCTGAGCTTGGGCTTGGTTATGATCCCTTGACCAGTAATTTCAAAGTGGTAAAGGTCTCATCTCTTGATAAGAATGGTATTGTTGGCACTGGTAATAAGTTTAAAGAAGGTAACCAAATTGGGATTTATAGTTTGAGAAGCAATTCATGGAAAACAATGGCAATGCCTAACATATTTTCAGAATTTCAATCTTCCTCTACTTCTGATATAACTATTTATACATCTTTAGGTTGCTCCATTGTTGTTAATGAGTGCATTCATTGGATGATTTGCTTTGGCAATACAACTGTTCATCACCAAACATCTTTAGGAATAGTTTCCTTTGATATAAGTATGGAAAATTTTAGGCTTATAAAGTCACCTCAGAGTGTAAAAGGACCTAATGTCAAGAAGCTAGCTAACTTTTCTGGGTGTCTTTCCTTTTTCACTTTGAATGAAGTCCAAGTAGTGGACATTTGGGTTTTGAAGAAATATGATGACTCTGATTCTTGGTTCAAATATTTTTCAGTCAATTTTTTGAGTCTTCTTCCAAATACTTTTGGTCAACATTCTAGCTATGTTCCTAAAGAGTTTTTGAGTAATGGAAATCTTGTAATTTGTAGTTCTGAAGCTGATTATTGGTATTGGTATGATACCAAGAATAATAGGATTAAAAATATGGATGAAAGATATTGTGTGTCGGGCATCACCACATATGTTGAGAGTGCTTATAAGTTAAAGGGTTGA
- the LOC115708941 gene encoding phenylacetaldehyde reductase isoform X1 — protein MSGQGKVVCVTGASGYIASWLVNLLLQHGYTVKASVRDPYDPRKTEHLLALDGAKERLHLFKSNLMDEGSFDSAISGCDGVFHTASPVIHSATDPQAEIIEPAVKGTLNVLRSCVKVSSVKKVIITSSMSSVLVNGKPRTPDVVVDETWFSDPVFCENLKMWYAASKTRAEKVAWEFAKDNGIDLITIHPGVTLGPLLQPTMNYSVNLIMNLTNGAETFPNKVYLYHDVRDVASAHIQAYEAGSVGRRYFLSGYIAHISELLKILQQLYPTITIPQRCEIDEPLMQTYQVSNLIEKSLGILHSIPLEVSLRDTVESLKEKGLYSI, from the exons ATGAGTGGACAAGGAAAGGTGGTGTGTGTGACTGGAGCTTCAGGCTACATAGCTTCATGGCTGGTTAACCTCTTACTACAACATGGTTACACTGTCAAAGCTTCTGTTCGTGACCCAT ATGATCCAAGGAAAACAGAACACTTACTAGCACTAGATGGAGCAAAGGAAAGGCTTCATTTGTTCAAATCAAATTTAATGGACGAAGGTTCTTTTGATTCTGCTATCAGTGGATGTGATGGGGTTTTTCATACAGCTTCTCCTGTGATTCATTCAGCCACTGATCCACAG GCAGAAATAATAGAGCCAGCAGTGAAAGGAACACTGAATGTTCTGAGATCATGTGTTAAAGTTTCATCTGTAAAGAAAGTGATTATAACATCTTCTATGTCTTCAGTTTTAGTCAATGGCAAACCTCGAACCCCTGATGTAGTAGTTGATGAGACATGGTTTTCTGATCCTGTTTTTTGTGAAAATTTGAAG ATGTGGTATGCAGCTTCAAAAACCAGAGCTGAGAAAGTTGCTTGGGAATTTGCAAAAGACAATGGAATTGATTTAATCACCATTCATCCAGGAGTAACACTTGGCCCTCTCTTACAACCTACCATGAATTATAGTGTTAATCTCATCATGAATCTCACAAATG GAGCTGAGACATTTCCCAATAAAGTTTATTTATATCATGATGTTAGAGATGTAGCAAGTgcacatattcaagcatatgAAGCTGGATCAGTCGGTAGAAGATATTTCCTAAGTGGATATATTGCACACATTTCTGAGCTTTTAAAGATTTTACAACAGCTCTACCCTACTATCACCATTCCTCAAAG ATGCGAAATCGATGAGCCTCTCATGCAAACTTACCAAGTATCAAATTTGATAGAGAAAAGTTTAGGAATTTTACACTCCATACCATTGGAAGTGAGTTTAAGGGACACTGTTGAAAGCCTTAAAGAAAAGGGTCTTTATAGTATCTGA